The window AGTTTACAAAAAGTTTCAGAGGATACAATGAAGATGAGGTTAACGAATTTCTAGATCAAATTATAAAAGATTTTGAAGCCTTGATTCGGGAAAACAAAGAACTGGAAAACACGGTTCATCAATTGGAAGAACGTTTGAGCCATTTTACGAAAATTGAAGATACTTTAGGAAAGTCTATTGTTGTAGCCCAAGAGGCAGCCGAGGAATTGAAAAACAATGCCCGTAAGGAAGCCCAACTGATTTTGAAAGAAGCGGAAAAAAATGCAGACCGTATCATTAATGAGGCATTAACCAAAGCAAGAAAGATTGCGATTGAAATGGAAGAGTTAAAGAAAAGGGCTTCTATCTATCGTACCCGTTTTCGAACTCTTTTGGAGGCACAATTGGAAATGCTGGGCAACGATGAATGGGATAAGATTGCTGAATTTGATGAAAATGAGGAAGCTGTCTCTTGACGTGTCGATGAGAATTAAGTATACTGCACGTTAATAGAAAATATTTGTTTGTTACATATTGAAATGCGATGACCAGAACAGATTCATCAGATACGAATCTACAGCGAGTTGGGGTTGGTGGGAGCCAATGATTGCGGCTGATGAATGATCATCTGTGAAGCAGCTTCCCTGAAATTTTACCGGATTAGGGGAAGACGGTTCATTCCCGTTAAGAATGTCAAGTGGATGAAATGTTGTTCCAATAGAATGATTTTGTTTTTCATCCATAAGGGTGGTACCGCGGGTTATCTTCTCGTCCCTTTGGGATGGGAAGTTTTTTATTTTCACCATATACAAACGCTCTTCATATGTTTGCGGAATACGTTAAAGGAGTTGAGAGAGATATGGATTATGGGAAAACATTAAATTTGCCTAAAACCGACTTTTCCATGAGGGGCAATTTGCCGAAAATGGAACCATCTATGCAGGAATGGTGGGATGAAATCGATATTTATAAAAAAGTGCAGGAGAGAACAAAGGGAAGACCCAAGTTCATTCTTCACGATGGGCCTCCCTATGCCAATGGGGATATTCATATCGGTCATGCATTAAATAAGGTATTAAAAGATATGATTGTCCGTTTTAAATCCATGTCAGGTTATGATGCCCCATATGTCCCTGGATGGGATACCCATGGCCTTCCCATTGAACATGCCATTATCAAAAATAAAAAGATAGACCGGCATAAAGTGGGAATCAATGAATTTAGAGAGATGTGTAAAGAATACGCTCTTTCCTATGTGGAAAAACAAAAAGGGCAATTTAAACGCTTGGGTGTTCGGGGAGATTGGGAAAATCCCTATCTCACCTTGAAGCCTGAGTATGAAGCAAGGCAAATCAAAGTATTCGGGGAAATGGCCAAGAAAGGTTATATTTATAAAGGGTTAAAATCCGTTTACTGG is drawn from Microaerobacter geothermalis and contains these coding sequences:
- a CDS encoding DivIVA domain-containing protein — encoded protein: MPLKPLDIHNKEFTKSFRGYNEDEVNEFLDQIIKDFEALIRENKELENTVHQLEERLSHFTKIEDTLGKSIVVAQEAAEELKNNARKEAQLILKEAEKNADRIINEALTKARKIAIEMEELKKRASIYRTRFRTLLEAQLEMLGNDEWDKIAEFDENEEAVS